CCCGCGACCTCGCCGCGCTGCGCGAGGCGCTGGCCACGATCGACGAATGCACCCGCGTCCTGCAGGCGCTGCGCCGGCCGCGCTAGCCTGTGCGTCGAAGGCGCGGCGCGTGCGACAGGCCGCGGCAAGCGTTGCGGAGTGCGGGGGCGTTCTCTATAAGGCCGCCAGTCGGAGTGTAGCGCAGCCCGGTTAGCGCACTTGTCTGGGGGACAAGGGGTCGTGGGTTCGAATCCCGCCACTCCGACCACTCGTTTCGTGGGCCATCGAACCTTACTTCGCTTGAACCCGCGCCTCAGCGCTCGATGAGCGTCCGGCTCGCGGCGTCGCGGGCTTGCCAACCGTGGCGCTCGAGCTCGGGGTCGAGGTGCTCTTCCTCCGGCCAGCCAAGGCAGAGATAGGCGATGAGCCGCCAGCCGGGATCGACGTCCAGGGCCCGCGCGATGTCTCCCGCGTCGAGGATCGACACCCAGCCGACCCCGAGCCCCTGCGCGCGGGCGGCGAGCCACAGCGTGCCCACCATCGCGGCGACGGAGTGGTCGAGCGCCTCCGGCATGGTACGGCACCCAAGCCCGTGGCCCTGCGCCGTCGCGTGGTCGCAGAACACGGCGAGCTGCACCGGCGCCGCCTCTAGGCCTTCGAGCTTGAGCCGCGCGTAGACCTGCGCCCGCTCGCCCTCGAGCGCGGCGAGCGCATCGGCGTTGCAGCGCGCGAAGCTGTCGCGGACGGCGGCGCGGGCCGGCGCGCTCGCGACGGAGACCCAGCGCCACGGCTGGCTGTTGCCGACCGAGGGCGCGAGCTGCGCGAGATCGAGCAGGCGATCGACGAGGGCGGGATCGACCGGCGCGCGCCGGAAGCGGCGGACGTCGCGGCGCCACGCGATCAGCGCCTCGAGCTGCGCGCGAAAACCGTCGTCGAAGACGGGCGGCGCGCTCACAGCACCTTGCCCGGGTTGAGGATGCCCTTCGGGTCGAGCGTCGCCTTGATGGATCGCATCACGTCGAGCGCGACCGGGTCCTTCACGCCGGGGAGCAGGTCGCGCTTCATTTGGCCGATGCCGTGCTCGGCCGAGATCGAGCCGCCGAGCTTTTGCACAAGCCCGTGCACCGCGGCGGACATGTCGTCCCAGCGCGCCAGGAACGCGGCCTTGTCACCGCCGATCGGCTGCTGGACGTTGCAGTGGATGTTGCCGTCGCCGAGATGGCCGAAGGCGCAGAGCCTGGCGCCCGGCACCACCGCCTCGATCACCGGCACGACGGCGGCGAGGAAGGCGGGCACGCTGGCGAGCGGCACCGAGACGTCGTGCTTGATCGAGCCGCCGAAGTGCTTCTGTGCATCGGAGATGCTTTCGCGCAGGGCCCAGAGCTTCTCGCGCTGGTCGAGCGAGGCGGCGACCGCGGCGTCGGCGACGAGGCCGCGATCGGCGCCCTCCTCGAGCAGCGCGAGCAGCCGCGCGTCGAGCCCGTCCTCCTCGAACGAGGTCAGCTCGATCAGCGCGTACCACGGATGCTTGTCGGCGAGCGGCTCGTGGCCGCCGAAGGCCTCCAGCACGAAGTCGATGGCGATGCGCGGGATCAGCTCGAAGGCCTCGATGCCGCCGGCGGCGCGACCGCGGGCGAGATCGAGAAGGTCGAGGGCGGCCTGCGGGTCAGCGAGGCCGACGAACGCCGTGGCCGTCGCGCGCGGGCGCGGCGCCAGCCGCAGCACGGCGGCGGTGATGATGCCGAGCGTTCCTTCCGAGCCGATGAAGAGGTTCTTCAGGTCGTAGCCGGTGTTGTCCTTCTTCAGCTTGCTGAGCGCCGAGAGCACGCGGCCGTCGGCGAGCACCACCTCGAGCCCGTTGACGAGCTCGCGCGCGTTGCCGTGGGCGATCACGTTCAGACCGCCGGCGTTGGTGGCGAGATTGCCGCCGATCGTGCAGGAGCCACCGGCCGCGATCCACAGCGGAAACAGCCGGTCGACCTGCTCCGCCGCGTCGCGCGCGGCCTGCAGCGTCATGCCGGCCTCCACCGTCATCGTGTTCGACACGGGGTCGATGTCGCGCAGCGCCGCGAGACGGGTCGTCGCGAGCACGACGGCGCGCGCGTCGTCTGGCGTCTGGCCGCCGACGAGGCCGGTGTTGCCGCCCTGCGGCACGACCGGCGTCGCGGTCTCGTGGCAGAGGCCGAGGATTGCGGCGACTTCCTCGCGCGTGCCGGGGCGCACGACGCAGAGCGCACGACCCGCGTATTTTTCGCGCGGCTCGTGCAGGTAGGGGCCGACGTCGGACGCCGCGGTGAGCACGTGCGACGGGCCGACGATATCGGCGAGGCGGGAAGGAAGATCGCTCATGGCGCGACCCTACGGCCATTTTCTATGGCTTTGCGAGCCGGCAAATGGCGCGTCGCGCATTTGATGGACCGACAGGTCCGGAGCCCAAAAACCCGTCAGGCGGCGGCGGTGCGCGGCCGGTCGGTCTCGTACCAGAGGCAGCGGCGCTTGATCATGTCGCGCTCGTCGGCGGAGGGCGACCGCCCGTGCATGAGCTCGAAGACCCGCTGATAGACGTCCTGGCCTCGATGCGCCTCGGCGCTCGCCAGCTCGAAGGCTTCGCGTAGCTTCAAGGGCCCCTCCACTTCAACACGCCGTGATCTTCGAGCCGATTGCATGCGAGTGCAACCGCAATCCTTCGCGCTTAGGTTACCGGGGGGCTAATGTCACTTCGATGCAACAGCAGCGGTATAAACGCGCAGGGCTGTCGCGAAAGTTGCCGCAAGTAAAGCGAAGTGCCGGCGTGTGTGAATCCGCGTCAATCCATGGCATCGATCGCCGATATATCGAGCCGCCGGATGATCTCGCCGAGACCCGGCTCCTCGACCCGCGTGGCCGCCTCGCTCGTCGACAGCCACACGCGCTTGCGCTCGTCCTTCTCCGGCCATTTGCTCGTCTCCTTCTCCACCTCGAGGAGGTAGACCATGACGCGGATGTGCTCGGTGGCGCCGTTGGCGAGACGCTTGTCGTAGGTGTAGGCGCCCATCGGATGGCGATGGATGCGGCCGGTCACGCCGGCCTCTTCGAGCGCCTCCCGCGCGGCCGCGTCGTGGTCCTTGCGACCCTTCATCGGCCATCCCTTGGGGATGATCCACCGCTGTGTATCTCGCGAGGTGACGAGCAGGACCCTGAAGCTCCCGGGCTTGCCTTTCACCGGCAGCGCGGCGACCTGAGCTTCGACGTGATGCGTGCTTTCTCCCATGGCCGCCCTTCTGAGCCGAGACGCTAATCCCGCATAGCCACTTTTCTTGTCCTGCGGCGCTACAAACTATCGATGTCGGGCGCGCCGTCCACTGCGCATCGGTGCTGCCGTTACGATGCGAGCGGAAATGATCCGACACAAAACCAAGTGACGTTGGTGCAGCTGACCTTGCGGCGCCACCTCAACTGTAGCGCTTACGCCGGCGCCGAATCGAAGACGCGGTTGCCCTGGACGTGCAGGCCGCCCCGCGCGACGCGGGCGAGGGCGGCGGGGTAGATCACGTGCTCCTGCGCCAGCACGCGGCGGCCGAGGCTCTCGGGCGTGTCGCTATCCAGCACCGGCACCGCCGCCTGCGCGATGATCGGCCCTTCGTCCATCTGCGGCACGACGAAATGCACGGTGCAGCCGTGCAGCTTCACGCCGGCCTCCAGCGCCCGCTCGTGGGTGTGCAGGCCGCGGAACGACGGCAGCAGGGCAGGGTGGATGTTGATCATCCGCCCGGCCCATTGGCCGATGAACCACGGCGTCACGAGGCGCATGAAGCCGGCCATGCAGATGAGGTCGATGCGGTGGATCTCGAGCAGCGCCTGCATGGAACGCTCGAACTCCTCGCGGCCCGCATGGATCTTGTGGTCGACGGCGGCCACCGCGATGCCGGCGGCCTGCGCCGTAGCGAGGCCCGGCGCCTCGGGCCGGTTCGAGAGGACGAGCGCGACCTCGGCGGGGTACTCCGGGGCGCGGGCGGCTTCGATGAGCGCGGACATGTTCGAGCCGCGCCCCGAGATGAGGATCGCCGTGCGGCGCCGGCTCAAAGCTGCAGCCGCCCGCGGTAGGTGACGCGCGACCCTGCGGCCGGGACGAGACGGCCGAGCGCGACCGGGGACTCGCCGGCCGCACGCAAGCTCGCGCTCACCGCCTCCGCCGCCTCCGCCGCGACGACGACGATCATGCCGATCCCGCAATTGAAGGTGCGCAGCATCTCCGCCTCGGCGACGCGGCCCTGGCCCGCGAGCCAGCCGAACACCGGCGGCACGGCGATCGCGTCGAGGTCGATCTCGGCCGTCGTGTGCGCGGGCAGGACGCGCGGGATGTTGTCGGGGAAACCGCCGCCGGTGATATGGGCCAGCGCCTTGATGCCGCGGCCGGCCTCCGCGCGCAGGGCCGCGAGCAGCGGCTTCACGTAGATGCGCGTCGGCGCGAGCAGCGCATCCGCCAGGTCGTGCTCCGGCGCGAACGGCGCGGGCGCGGTCCAGGCGAGGCCGGCGTCCGAGACGATGCGGCGGACCAGCGAAAACCCGTTCGAATGCACGCCGGAGGAGGGCAGGCCGA
This Beijerinckiaceae bacterium RH AL1 DNA region includes the following protein-coding sequences:
- a CDS encoding FAD linked oxidase domain protein (ID:RHAL1_01666;~source:Prodigal:2.6) codes for the protein MSDLPSRLADIVGPSHVLTAASDVGPYLHEPREKYAGRALCVVRPGTREEVAAILGLCHETATPVVPQGGNTGLVGGQTPDDARAVVLATTRLAALRDIDPVSNTMTVEAGMTLQAARDAAEQVDRLFPLWIAAGGSCTIGGNLATNAGGLNVIAHGNARELVNGLEVVLADGRVLSALSKLKKDNTGYDLKNLFIGSEGTLGIITAAVLRLAPRPRATATAFVGLADPQAALDLLDLARGRAAGGIEAFELIPRIAIDFVLEAFGGHEPLADKHPWYALIELTSFEEDGLDARLLALLEEGADRGLVADAAVAASLDQREKLWALRESISDAQKHFGGSIKHDVSVPLASVPAFLAAVVPVIEAVVPGARLCAFGHLGDGNIHCNVQQPIGGDKAAFLARWDDMSAAVHGLVQKLGGSISAEHGIGQMKRDLLPGVKDPVALDVMRSIKATLDPKGILNPGKVL
- the purN gene encoding phosphoribosylglycinamide formyltransferase 1 (ID:RHAL1_01669;~source:Prodigal:2.6) translates to MSRRRTAILISGRGSNMSALIEAARAPEYPAEVALVLSNRPEAPGLATAQAAGIAVAAVDHKIHAGREEFERSMQALLEIHRIDLICMAGFMRLVTPWFIGQWAGRMINIHPALLPSFRGLHTHERALEAGVKLHGCTVHFVVPQMDEGPIIAQAAVPVLDSDTPESLGRRVLAQEHVIYPAALARVARGGLHVQGNRVFDSAPA
- a CDS encoding protein of unknown function (ID:RHAL1_01667;~source:Prodigal:2.6) — translated: MKLREAFELASAEAHRGQDVYQRVFELMHGRSPSADERDMIKRRCLWYETDRPRTAAA
- a CDS encoding 5,6-dimethylbenzimidazole synthase (source:Prodigal:2.6;~ID:RHAL1_01665) yields the protein MSAPPVFDDGFRAQLEALIAWRRDVRRFRRAPVDPALVDRLLDLAQLAPSVGNSQPWRWVSVASAPARAAVRDSFARCNADALAALEGERAQVYARLKLEGLEAAPVQLAVFCDHATAQGHGLGCRTMPEALDHSVAAMVGTLWLAARAQGLGVGWVSILDAGDIARALDVDPGWRLIAYLCLGWPEEEHLDPELERHGWQARDAASRTLIER
- a CDS encoding NUDIX hydrolase (ID:RHAL1_01668;~source:Prodigal:2.6), producing MGESTHHVEAQVAALPVKGKPGSFRVLLVTSRDTQRWIIPKGWPMKGRKDHDAAAREALEEAGVTGRIHRHPMGAYTYDKRLANGATEHIRVMVYLLEVEKETSKWPEKDERKRVWLSTSEAATRVEEPGLGEIIRRLDISAIDAMD